The Setaria italica strain Yugu1 chromosome IX, Setaria_italica_v2.0, whole genome shotgun sequence genome has a window encoding:
- the LOC101754595 gene encoding uncharacterized protein LOC101754595 isoform X4: MGMVPNGLLPNASTGVTRRLDPERWAVAEGRTAELIARIQPNAHSEGRRLAVYHYVQRLIMNCLSCQVFTFGSVPLKTYLPDGDIDVTAFSNSDELKEIWANLVRDALEREEKSGNSEFHVKEVQYIQAEVKIIKCLVENIAVDISFNQVGGLCTLCFLEEIDNLISRNHLFKRSIILIKAWCYFESRILGAHHGLISTYALETLVLYIFHIFNNSFTGPLEVMYRFLEFFSNFDWEKFCLSLRGPVPISSLPDMTAEPPRMDSGELLLDKSFLDTCSTAYGVVPRTQENQGRPFVSKHFNIIDPLRANNNLGRSVSKGNFFRIRSAFAYGAKRLGKLLECPKEDLITELNQFFTNTWIRHGSGNRPDVQPLKVVPSVASNSDSNHNTKSSQDESVSSLSSSSHPSAKAVSDSNSVSSSYREDNGCVMNEELPSVSESSDMRHDEQVLANLMDSVKLHGSNEQIQLPMQISSHLSVAHSPLLAPIAFSQKHLAGVQPPNLVGAPWLPNMQFLHGFVTPTQYIHNPNLAPNVEDGSENEKPITSDANHDTDKTWHQYGIGYSRQFDPEVRDPRIYDIDGKERPSFPNGVHGAPLERHMEFTHENNGADDETYNSMFQNQTSREGNVDYSKRSGCVNASHGSSSRGKALDASSWDEVSVNTTRSSRNKWGKEPGFAAPATSTHSKTGGQMGNANDHLPTEVDDGPRNGTLVPIINETSEIVAGSDSFSTQTRTSAPFLFGSPHQRQADNSGLTFVPTGTPVPFAVLPFIPGNSNGSGPQFEKSDGIDQLSAKIAGQNFCLLSDVHQPDSGATSTASISTMTEPSGEHKPDILKGPCAMGWAWRTSCTKC, from the exons GTTTTTACCTTCGGGTCAGTCCCTCTCAAGACTTACTTACCTGATGGTGACATTGATGTCACTGCTTTTAGTAATAGTGATGAATTAAAGGAGATTTGGGCAAATCTTGTCCGGGATGCGTTGGAGCGTGAAGAGAAGAGTGGAAATTCTGAATTTCATGTAAAAGAAGTCCAGTATATTCAGGCAGAG GTCAAGATTATTAAGTGTCTTGTGGAAAACATTGCTGTCGACATCTCATTTAATCAAGTTGGTGGACTATGTACACTTTGTTTTCTTGAAGAG ATCGACAACTTGATCAGTCGAAATCATTTGTTCAAGCGGAGTATCATATTGATAAAGGCATGGTGTTACTTTGAAAGTCGTATTCTTGGAGCTCACCATGGTCTTATATCTACTTACGCATTGGAGACGTTGGTTCTGTACATATTTCATATATTCAACAATTCTTTTACTGGACCTCTTGAG GTTATGTATCGTTTCTTAGAATTTTTCAGCAACTTTGATTGGGAGAAATTTTGTTTGAGCTTGCGGGGCCCAGTTCCTATAAGTTCACTTCCAGATATGACTG CGGAACCTCCGCGGATGGACAGTGGTGAATTGTTGCTGGACAAGTCCTTCCTGGATACCTGTAGCACTGCATATGGAGTTGTGCCTCGCACCCAGGAGAATCAGGGTCGACCATTTGTTTCCAAACACTTCAATATTATTGATCCTTTACGTGCAAACAACAATCTCGGAAGAAGTGTCAGCAAAG GCAATTTCTTTAGAATACGCAGTGCTTTTGCATATGGAGCGAAAAGGCTGGGAAAGTTACTTGAATGTCCAAAAGAAGATTTAATTACTGAATTGAATCAGTTCTTCACAAATACATGGATAAGACATGGGAGTGGAAATCGTCCTGATGTGCAGCCTCTGAAAGTTGTTCCTTCTGTAGCGTCGAACAGTGACAGCAACCACAACACCAAATCTTCACAGGATGAATCAGTGTCTTCCTTGAGCAGTTCATCTCACCCTAGTGCAAAGGCAGTTTCTGACTCAAATAGTGTTTCGAGCAGCTATCGTGAagataatggttgtgtgatgaACGAAGAACTTCCTTCTGTCTCTGAATCATCAGATATGCGCCATGATGAACAAGTTCTGGCCAATTTAATGGATTCCGTGAAGTTGCATGGATCCAATGAACAGATTCAATTGCCAATGCAAATATCTTCTCATCTGTCTGTAGCACATTCCCCTTTATTGGCTCCAATAGCTTTTTCACAAAAGCACTTGGCTGGGGTTCAACCACCTAACTTAGTTGGGGCACCATGGTTGCCCAATATGCAGTTCCTCCATGGATTTGTTACACCAACCCAATACATACACAATCCAAATTTGGCACCAAATGTTGAAGATGGCAGTGAGAATGAGAAGCCTATTACATCGGATGCAAACCATGATACTGACAAAACTTGGCATCAGTATGGTATTGGATATTCTAGACaatttgatcctgaagtgaGAGATCCTCGCATCTATGATATTGATGGGAAGGAACGTCCTTCTTTTCCTAATGGTGTACACGGTGCCCCCTTGGAAAGGCATATGGAATTCACTCATGAGAATAATGGTGCAGATGATGAAACCTATAACAGCATGTTCCAGAATCAAACAAGTAGAGAAGGCAATGTAGATTACTCTAAGAGGAGTGGTTGTGTGAACGCTTCGCATGGCAGTTCATCCAGAGGCAAAGCTCTGGATGCTAGTTCATGGGATGAAGTTTCTGTAAATACAACAAGGTCATCAAGAAACAAATGGGGAAAAGAACCTGGCTTTGCGGCACCGGCCACATCCACACATAGCAAGACTGGTGGGCAGATGGGAaatgccaatgatcatctcccaaCTGAAGTTGACGATGGCCCTAGAAATGGGACACTGGTACCAATCATTAATGAAACTTCTGAGATAGTAGCAGGGTCCGATTCTTTTTCAACACAAACAAGAACTAGTgcaccttttctttttggttcGCCACATCAGAGGCAAGCTGATAACTCTGGACTGACTTTTGTTCCAACAGGCACACCAGTTCCTTTTGCTGTCCTCCCATTTATTCCAGGGAATAGCAATGGTTCTGGTCCCCAGTTTGAGAAAAGCGATGGAATTGATCAGCTTTCTGCCAAAATTGCAGGTCAAAATTTCTGTTTGCTTAGTGATGTTCACCAACCAGATTCTGGTGCTACCTCTACAGCATCAATCAGTACTATGACTGAGCCATCTGGGGAACACAAGCCTGACATCTTGAAAG GGCCATGCGCCATGGGATGGGCCTGGAGGACCAGTTGCACCAAATGTTAA
- the LOC101754595 gene encoding uncharacterized protein LOC101754595 isoform X5 produces MGMVPNGLLPNASTGVTRRLDPERWAVAEGRTAELIARIQPNAHSEGRRLAVYHYVQRLIMNCLSCQVFTFGSVPLKTYLPDGDIDVTAFSNSDELKEIWANLVRDALEREEKSGNSEFHVKEVQYIQAEVKIIKCLVENIAVDISFNQVGGLCTLCFLEEIDNLISRNHLFKRSIILIKAWCYFESRILGAHHGLISTYALETLVLYIFHIFNNSFTGPLEVMYRFLEFFSNFDWEKFCLSLRGPVPISSLPDMTAEPPRMDSGELLLDKSFLDTCSTAYGVVPRTQENQGRPFVSKHFNIIDPLRANNNLGRSVSKGNFFRIRSAFAYGAKRLGKLLECPKEDLITELNQFFTNTWIRHGSGNRPDVQPLKVVPSVASNSDSNHNTKSSQDESVSSLSSSSHPSAKAVSDSNSVSSSYREDNGCVMNEELPSVSESSDMRHDEQVLANLMDSVKLHGSNEQIQLPMQISSHLSVAHSPLLAPIAFSQKHLAGVQPPNLVGAPWLPNMQFLHGFVTPTQYIHNPNLAPNVEDGSENEKPITSDANHDTDKTWHQYGIGYSRQFDPEVRDPRIYDIDGKERPSFPNGVHGAPLERHMEFTHENNGADDETYNSMFQNQTSREGNVDYSKRSGCVNASHGSSSRGKALDASSWDEVSVNTTRSSRNKWGKEPGFAAPATSTHSKTGGQMGNANDHLPTEVDDGPRNGTLVPIINETSEIVAGSDSFSTQTRTSAPFLFGSPHQRSKFLFA; encoded by the exons GTTTTTACCTTCGGGTCAGTCCCTCTCAAGACTTACTTACCTGATGGTGACATTGATGTCACTGCTTTTAGTAATAGTGATGAATTAAAGGAGATTTGGGCAAATCTTGTCCGGGATGCGTTGGAGCGTGAAGAGAAGAGTGGAAATTCTGAATTTCATGTAAAAGAAGTCCAGTATATTCAGGCAGAG GTCAAGATTATTAAGTGTCTTGTGGAAAACATTGCTGTCGACATCTCATTTAATCAAGTTGGTGGACTATGTACACTTTGTTTTCTTGAAGAG ATCGACAACTTGATCAGTCGAAATCATTTGTTCAAGCGGAGTATCATATTGATAAAGGCATGGTGTTACTTTGAAAGTCGTATTCTTGGAGCTCACCATGGTCTTATATCTACTTACGCATTGGAGACGTTGGTTCTGTACATATTTCATATATTCAACAATTCTTTTACTGGACCTCTTGAG GTTATGTATCGTTTCTTAGAATTTTTCAGCAACTTTGATTGGGAGAAATTTTGTTTGAGCTTGCGGGGCCCAGTTCCTATAAGTTCACTTCCAGATATGACTG CGGAACCTCCGCGGATGGACAGTGGTGAATTGTTGCTGGACAAGTCCTTCCTGGATACCTGTAGCACTGCATATGGAGTTGTGCCTCGCACCCAGGAGAATCAGGGTCGACCATTTGTTTCCAAACACTTCAATATTATTGATCCTTTACGTGCAAACAACAATCTCGGAAGAAGTGTCAGCAAAG GCAATTTCTTTAGAATACGCAGTGCTTTTGCATATGGAGCGAAAAGGCTGGGAAAGTTACTTGAATGTCCAAAAGAAGATTTAATTACTGAATTGAATCAGTTCTTCACAAATACATGGATAAGACATGGGAGTGGAAATCGTCCTGATGTGCAGCCTCTGAAAGTTGTTCCTTCTGTAGCGTCGAACAGTGACAGCAACCACAACACCAAATCTTCACAGGATGAATCAGTGTCTTCCTTGAGCAGTTCATCTCACCCTAGTGCAAAGGCAGTTTCTGACTCAAATAGTGTTTCGAGCAGCTATCGTGAagataatggttgtgtgatgaACGAAGAACTTCCTTCTGTCTCTGAATCATCAGATATGCGCCATGATGAACAAGTTCTGGCCAATTTAATGGATTCCGTGAAGTTGCATGGATCCAATGAACAGATTCAATTGCCAATGCAAATATCTTCTCATCTGTCTGTAGCACATTCCCCTTTATTGGCTCCAATAGCTTTTTCACAAAAGCACTTGGCTGGGGTTCAACCACCTAACTTAGTTGGGGCACCATGGTTGCCCAATATGCAGTTCCTCCATGGATTTGTTACACCAACCCAATACATACACAATCCAAATTTGGCACCAAATGTTGAAGATGGCAGTGAGAATGAGAAGCCTATTACATCGGATGCAAACCATGATACTGACAAAACTTGGCATCAGTATGGTATTGGATATTCTAGACaatttgatcctgaagtgaGAGATCCTCGCATCTATGATATTGATGGGAAGGAACGTCCTTCTTTTCCTAATGGTGTACACGGTGCCCCCTTGGAAAGGCATATGGAATTCACTCATGAGAATAATGGTGCAGATGATGAAACCTATAACAGCATGTTCCAGAATCAAACAAGTAGAGAAGGCAATGTAGATTACTCTAAGAGGAGTGGTTGTGTGAACGCTTCGCATGGCAGTTCATCCAGAGGCAAAGCTCTGGATGCTAGTTCATGGGATGAAGTTTCTGTAAATACAACAAGGTCATCAAGAAACAAATGGGGAAAAGAACCTGGCTTTGCGGCACCGGCCACATCCACACATAGCAAGACTGGTGGGCAGATGGGAaatgccaatgatcatctcccaaCTGAAGTTGACGATGGCCCTAGAAATGGGACACTGGTACCAATCATTAATGAAACTTCTGAGATAGTAGCAGGGTCCGATTCTTTTTCAACACAAACAAGAACTAGTgcaccttttctttttggttcGCCACATCAGAG GTCAAAATTTCTGTTTGCTTAG
- the LOC101754595 gene encoding uncharacterized protein LOC101754595 isoform X3 produces MGMVPNGLLPNASTGVTRRLDPERWAVAEGRTAELIARIQPNAHSEGRRLAVYHYVQRLIMNCLSCQVFTFGSVPLKTYLPDGDIDVTAFSNSDELKEIWANLVRDALEREEKSGNSEFHVKEVQYIQAEVKIIKCLVENIAVDISFNQVGGLCTLCFLEEIDNLISRNHLFKRSIILIKAWCYFESRILGAHHGLISTYALETLVLYIFHIFNNSFTGPLEVMYRFLEFFSNFDWEKFCLSLRGPVPISSLPDMTAEPPRMDSGELLLDKSFLDTCSTAYGVVPRTQENQGRPFVSKHFNIIDPLRANNNLGRSVSKGNFFRIRSAFAYGAKRLGKLLECPKEDLITELNQFFTNTWIRHGSGNRPDVQPLKVVPSVASNSDSNHNTKSSQDESVSSLSSSSHPSAKAVSDSNSVSSSYREDNGCVMNEELPSVSESSDMRHDEQVLANLMDSVKLHGSNEQIQLPMQISSHLSVAHSPLLAPIAFSQKHLAGVQPPNLVGAPWLPNMQFLHGFVTPTQYIHNPNLAPNVEDGSENEKPITSDANHDTDKTWHQYGIGYSRQFDPEVRDPRIYDIDGKERPSFPNGVHGAPLERHMEFTHENNGADDETYNSMFQNQTSREGNVDYSKRSGCVNASHGSSSRGKALDASSWDEVSVNTTRSSRNKWGKEPGFAAPATSTHSKTGGQMGNANDHLPTEVDDGPRNGTLVPIINETSEIVAGSDSFSTQTRTSAPFLFGSPHQRQADNSGLTFVPTGTPVPFAVLPFIPGNSNGSGPQFEKSDGIDQLSAKIAGQNFCLLSDVHQPDSGATSTASISTMTEPSGEHKPDILKGDLVNHRHNLQYARLCQNARSMGPVLYPFPVPPMYLQGHAPWDGPGGPVAPNVNWTQMIGPGQRVLPVMPLQPAAERGTGVFQHYGEDAPRYRGGTGTYLPNPVPFRDRHSNSRNYRGGYNGDRSDYSDKEGSWINSTQRNPNRSYGRSQSERSGMRSDRQANDESQSDRQRRTYRNDSYRHEASSQYLVQGQSFGSASSMRKPGNIAHGVYTPQSTASNGAGALSGPPGPPFFMMYSYESGANHGPSTSEPIEFGSLGPLPAENGDDIPRSTRQVMPNGFYGQRRGPYRGGSSHSSPDQPSSPQPRRQ; encoded by the exons GTTTTTACCTTCGGGTCAGTCCCTCTCAAGACTTACTTACCTGATGGTGACATTGATGTCACTGCTTTTAGTAATAGTGATGAATTAAAGGAGATTTGGGCAAATCTTGTCCGGGATGCGTTGGAGCGTGAAGAGAAGAGTGGAAATTCTGAATTTCATGTAAAAGAAGTCCAGTATATTCAGGCAGAG GTCAAGATTATTAAGTGTCTTGTGGAAAACATTGCTGTCGACATCTCATTTAATCAAGTTGGTGGACTATGTACACTTTGTTTTCTTGAAGAG ATCGACAACTTGATCAGTCGAAATCATTTGTTCAAGCGGAGTATCATATTGATAAAGGCATGGTGTTACTTTGAAAGTCGTATTCTTGGAGCTCACCATGGTCTTATATCTACTTACGCATTGGAGACGTTGGTTCTGTACATATTTCATATATTCAACAATTCTTTTACTGGACCTCTTGAG GTTATGTATCGTTTCTTAGAATTTTTCAGCAACTTTGATTGGGAGAAATTTTGTTTGAGCTTGCGGGGCCCAGTTCCTATAAGTTCACTTCCAGATATGACTG CGGAACCTCCGCGGATGGACAGTGGTGAATTGTTGCTGGACAAGTCCTTCCTGGATACCTGTAGCACTGCATATGGAGTTGTGCCTCGCACCCAGGAGAATCAGGGTCGACCATTTGTTTCCAAACACTTCAATATTATTGATCCTTTACGTGCAAACAACAATCTCGGAAGAAGTGTCAGCAAAG GCAATTTCTTTAGAATACGCAGTGCTTTTGCATATGGAGCGAAAAGGCTGGGAAAGTTACTTGAATGTCCAAAAGAAGATTTAATTACTGAATTGAATCAGTTCTTCACAAATACATGGATAAGACATGGGAGTGGAAATCGTCCTGATGTGCAGCCTCTGAAAGTTGTTCCTTCTGTAGCGTCGAACAGTGACAGCAACCACAACACCAAATCTTCACAGGATGAATCAGTGTCTTCCTTGAGCAGTTCATCTCACCCTAGTGCAAAGGCAGTTTCTGACTCAAATAGTGTTTCGAGCAGCTATCGTGAagataatggttgtgtgatgaACGAAGAACTTCCTTCTGTCTCTGAATCATCAGATATGCGCCATGATGAACAAGTTCTGGCCAATTTAATGGATTCCGTGAAGTTGCATGGATCCAATGAACAGATTCAATTGCCAATGCAAATATCTTCTCATCTGTCTGTAGCACATTCCCCTTTATTGGCTCCAATAGCTTTTTCACAAAAGCACTTGGCTGGGGTTCAACCACCTAACTTAGTTGGGGCACCATGGTTGCCCAATATGCAGTTCCTCCATGGATTTGTTACACCAACCCAATACATACACAATCCAAATTTGGCACCAAATGTTGAAGATGGCAGTGAGAATGAGAAGCCTATTACATCGGATGCAAACCATGATACTGACAAAACTTGGCATCAGTATGGTATTGGATATTCTAGACaatttgatcctgaagtgaGAGATCCTCGCATCTATGATATTGATGGGAAGGAACGTCCTTCTTTTCCTAATGGTGTACACGGTGCCCCCTTGGAAAGGCATATGGAATTCACTCATGAGAATAATGGTGCAGATGATGAAACCTATAACAGCATGTTCCAGAATCAAACAAGTAGAGAAGGCAATGTAGATTACTCTAAGAGGAGTGGTTGTGTGAACGCTTCGCATGGCAGTTCATCCAGAGGCAAAGCTCTGGATGCTAGTTCATGGGATGAAGTTTCTGTAAATACAACAAGGTCATCAAGAAACAAATGGGGAAAAGAACCTGGCTTTGCGGCACCGGCCACATCCACACATAGCAAGACTGGTGGGCAGATGGGAaatgccaatgatcatctcccaaCTGAAGTTGACGATGGCCCTAGAAATGGGACACTGGTACCAATCATTAATGAAACTTCTGAGATAGTAGCAGGGTCCGATTCTTTTTCAACACAAACAAGAACTAGTgcaccttttctttttggttcGCCACATCAGAGGCAAGCTGATAACTCTGGACTGACTTTTGTTCCAACAGGCACACCAGTTCCTTTTGCTGTCCTCCCATTTATTCCAGGGAATAGCAATGGTTCTGGTCCCCAGTTTGAGAAAAGCGATGGAATTGATCAGCTTTCTGCCAAAATTGCAGGTCAAAATTTCTGTTTGCTTAGTGATGTTCACCAACCAGATTCTGGTGCTACCTCTACAGCATCAATCAGTACTATGACTGAGCCATCTGGGGAACACAAGCCTGACATCTTGAAAGGTGATCTCGTTAACCATCGGCACAATCTTCAGTATGCGCGACTCTGTCAGAATGCTCGTTCCATGGGTCCTGTTCTATACCCTTTTCCGGTACCACCAATGTATTTGCAGGGCCATGCGCCATGGGATGGGCCTGGAGGACCAGTTGCACCAAATGTTAACTGGACACAAATGATTGGTCCTGGTCAACGAGTACTTCCTGTGATGCCTCTGCAACCTGCTGCGGAAAGAGGTACTGGCGTTTTCCAGCACTATGGAGAAGATGCACCCAGATACCGTGGAGGCACAGGAACGTACTTGCCAAATCCT GTTCCATTTAGGGACCGGCACTCAAATTCAAGAAACTACAGAGGAGGTTATAATGGTGACAGGAGTGACTACAGTGATAAGGAAGGAAGCTGGATAAACTCAACACAACGAAATCCAAATCGCAGCTATGGACGTAGCCAGTCGGAGAGGTCTGGCATGAGGTCTGATAGACAGGCCAATGATGAGAGTCAATCTGATAGGCAACGGCGAACTTACAGAAATGACTCATACAGGCATGAGGCGAGCTCTCAATATCTTGTGCAGGGCCAATCTTTTGGATCCGCAAGCTCTATGCGCAAACCAGGGAACATTGCACATGGGGTTTACACACCACAATCAACAGCTTCAAATGGTGCTGGTGCTTTATCTGGCCCTCCAGGACCACCATTTTTTATGATGTACTCGTATGAATCTGGCGCAAATCATGGTCCATCCACATCTGAACCAATTGAATTTGGTTCTCTTGGGCCACTTCCTGCAGAAAATGGTGATGACATACCACGGTCCACGCGCCAAGTAATGCCTAATGGGTTTTATGGGCAAAGGCGTGGTCCATATAGGGGTGGTTCCTCTCATTCCTCTCCTGATCAACCGTCTTCACCTCAGCCTCGCAG ACAATGA
- the LOC101754595 gene encoding uncharacterized protein LOC101754595 isoform X1, with protein sequence MGMVPNGLLPNASTGVTRRLDPERWAVAEGRTAELIARIQPNAHSEGRRLAVYHYVQRLIMNCLSCQVFTFGSVPLKTYLPDGDIDVTAFSNSDELKEIWANLVRDALEREEKSGNSEFHVKEVQYIQAEVKIIKCLVENIAVDISFNQVGGLCTLCFLEEIDNLISRNHLFKRSIILIKAWCYFESRILGAHHGLISTYALETLVLYIFHIFNNSFTGPLEVMYRFLEFFSNFDWEKFCLSLRGPVPISSLPDMTAEPPRMDSGELLLDKSFLDTCSTAYGVVPRTQENQGRPFVSKHFNIIDPLRANNNLGRSVSKGNFFRIRSAFAYGAKRLGKLLECPKEDLITELNQFFTNTWIRHGSGNRPDVQPLKVVPSVASNSDSNHNTKSSQDESVSSLSSSSHPSAKAVSDSNSVSSSYREDNGCVMNEELPSVSESSDMRHDEQVLANLMDSVKLHGSNEQIQLPMQISSHLSVAHSPLLAPIAFSQKHLAGVQPPNLVGAPWLPNMQFLHGFVTPTQYIHNPNLAPNVEDGSENEKPITSDANHDTDKTWHQYGIGYSRQFDPEVRDPRIYDIDGKERPSFPNGVHGAPLERHMEFTHENNGADDETYNSMFQNQTSREGNVDYSKRSGCVNASHGSSSRGKALDASSWDEVSVNTTRSSRNKWGKEPGFAAPATSTHSKTGGQMGNANDHLPTEVDDGPRNGTLVPIINETSEIVAGSDSFSTQTRTSAPFLFGSPHQRQADNSGLTFVPTGTPVPFAVLPFIPGNSNGSGPQFEKSDGIDQLSAKIAGQNFCLLSDVHQPDSGATSTASISTMTEPSGEHKPDILKGDLVNHRHNLQYARLCQNARSMGPVLYPFPVPPMYLQGHAPWDGPGGPVAPNVNWTQMIGPGQRVLPVMPLQPAAERGTGVFQHYGEDAPRYRGGTGTYLPNPKVPFRDRHSNSRNYRGGYNGDRSDYSDKEGSWINSTQRNPNRSYGRSQSERSGMRSDRQANDESQSDRQRRTYRNDSYRHEASSQYLVQGQSFGSASSMRKPGNIAHGVYTPQSTASNGAGALSGPPGPPFFMMYSYESGANHGPSTSEPIEFGSLGPLPAENGDDIPRSTRQVMPNGFYGQRRGPYRGGSSHSSPDQPSSPQPRRQ encoded by the exons GTTTTTACCTTCGGGTCAGTCCCTCTCAAGACTTACTTACCTGATGGTGACATTGATGTCACTGCTTTTAGTAATAGTGATGAATTAAAGGAGATTTGGGCAAATCTTGTCCGGGATGCGTTGGAGCGTGAAGAGAAGAGTGGAAATTCTGAATTTCATGTAAAAGAAGTCCAGTATATTCAGGCAGAG GTCAAGATTATTAAGTGTCTTGTGGAAAACATTGCTGTCGACATCTCATTTAATCAAGTTGGTGGACTATGTACACTTTGTTTTCTTGAAGAG ATCGACAACTTGATCAGTCGAAATCATTTGTTCAAGCGGAGTATCATATTGATAAAGGCATGGTGTTACTTTGAAAGTCGTATTCTTGGAGCTCACCATGGTCTTATATCTACTTACGCATTGGAGACGTTGGTTCTGTACATATTTCATATATTCAACAATTCTTTTACTGGACCTCTTGAG GTTATGTATCGTTTCTTAGAATTTTTCAGCAACTTTGATTGGGAGAAATTTTGTTTGAGCTTGCGGGGCCCAGTTCCTATAAGTTCACTTCCAGATATGACTG CGGAACCTCCGCGGATGGACAGTGGTGAATTGTTGCTGGACAAGTCCTTCCTGGATACCTGTAGCACTGCATATGGAGTTGTGCCTCGCACCCAGGAGAATCAGGGTCGACCATTTGTTTCCAAACACTTCAATATTATTGATCCTTTACGTGCAAACAACAATCTCGGAAGAAGTGTCAGCAAAG GCAATTTCTTTAGAATACGCAGTGCTTTTGCATATGGAGCGAAAAGGCTGGGAAAGTTACTTGAATGTCCAAAAGAAGATTTAATTACTGAATTGAATCAGTTCTTCACAAATACATGGATAAGACATGGGAGTGGAAATCGTCCTGATGTGCAGCCTCTGAAAGTTGTTCCTTCTGTAGCGTCGAACAGTGACAGCAACCACAACACCAAATCTTCACAGGATGAATCAGTGTCTTCCTTGAGCAGTTCATCTCACCCTAGTGCAAAGGCAGTTTCTGACTCAAATAGTGTTTCGAGCAGCTATCGTGAagataatggttgtgtgatgaACGAAGAACTTCCTTCTGTCTCTGAATCATCAGATATGCGCCATGATGAACAAGTTCTGGCCAATTTAATGGATTCCGTGAAGTTGCATGGATCCAATGAACAGATTCAATTGCCAATGCAAATATCTTCTCATCTGTCTGTAGCACATTCCCCTTTATTGGCTCCAATAGCTTTTTCACAAAAGCACTTGGCTGGGGTTCAACCACCTAACTTAGTTGGGGCACCATGGTTGCCCAATATGCAGTTCCTCCATGGATTTGTTACACCAACCCAATACATACACAATCCAAATTTGGCACCAAATGTTGAAGATGGCAGTGAGAATGAGAAGCCTATTACATCGGATGCAAACCATGATACTGACAAAACTTGGCATCAGTATGGTATTGGATATTCTAGACaatttgatcctgaagtgaGAGATCCTCGCATCTATGATATTGATGGGAAGGAACGTCCTTCTTTTCCTAATGGTGTACACGGTGCCCCCTTGGAAAGGCATATGGAATTCACTCATGAGAATAATGGTGCAGATGATGAAACCTATAACAGCATGTTCCAGAATCAAACAAGTAGAGAAGGCAATGTAGATTACTCTAAGAGGAGTGGTTGTGTGAACGCTTCGCATGGCAGTTCATCCAGAGGCAAAGCTCTGGATGCTAGTTCATGGGATGAAGTTTCTGTAAATACAACAAGGTCATCAAGAAACAAATGGGGAAAAGAACCTGGCTTTGCGGCACCGGCCACATCCACACATAGCAAGACTGGTGGGCAGATGGGAaatgccaatgatcatctcccaaCTGAAGTTGACGATGGCCCTAGAAATGGGACACTGGTACCAATCATTAATGAAACTTCTGAGATAGTAGCAGGGTCCGATTCTTTTTCAACACAAACAAGAACTAGTgcaccttttctttttggttcGCCACATCAGAGGCAAGCTGATAACTCTGGACTGACTTTTGTTCCAACAGGCACACCAGTTCCTTTTGCTGTCCTCCCATTTATTCCAGGGAATAGCAATGGTTCTGGTCCCCAGTTTGAGAAAAGCGATGGAATTGATCAGCTTTCTGCCAAAATTGCAGGTCAAAATTTCTGTTTGCTTAGTGATGTTCACCAACCAGATTCTGGTGCTACCTCTACAGCATCAATCAGTACTATGACTGAGCCATCTGGGGAACACAAGCCTGACATCTTGAAAGGTGATCTCGTTAACCATCGGCACAATCTTCAGTATGCGCGACTCTGTCAGAATGCTCGTTCCATGGGTCCTGTTCTATACCCTTTTCCGGTACCACCAATGTATTTGCAGGGCCATGCGCCATGGGATGGGCCTGGAGGACCAGTTGCACCAAATGTTAACTGGACACAAATGATTGGTCCTGGTCAACGAGTACTTCCTGTGATGCCTCTGCAACCTGCTGCGGAAAGAGGTACTGGCGTTTTCCAGCACTATGGAGAAGATGCACCCAGATACCGTGGAGGCACAGGAACGTACTTGCCAAATCCT AAGGTTCCATTTAGGGACCGGCACTCAAATTCAAGAAACTACAGAGGAGGTTATAATGGTGACAGGAGTGACTACAGTGATAAGGAAGGAAGCTGGATAAACTCAACACAACGAAATCCAAATCGCAGCTATGGACGTAGCCAGTCGGAGAGGTCTGGCATGAGGTCTGATAGACAGGCCAATGATGAGAGTCAATCTGATAGGCAACGGCGAACTTACAGAAATGACTCATACAGGCATGAGGCGAGCTCTCAATATCTTGTGCAGGGCCAATCTTTTGGATCCGCAAGCTCTATGCGCAAACCAGGGAACATTGCACATGGGGTTTACACACCACAATCAACAGCTTCAAATGGTGCTGGTGCTTTATCTGGCCCTCCAGGACCACCATTTTTTATGATGTACTCGTATGAATCTGGCGCAAATCATGGTCCATCCACATCTGAACCAATTGAATTTGGTTCTCTTGGGCCACTTCCTGCAGAAAATGGTGATGACATACCACGGTCCACGCGCCAAGTAATGCCTAATGGGTTTTATGGGCAAAGGCGTGGTCCATATAGGGGTGGTTCCTCTCATTCCTCTCCTGATCAACCGTCTTCACCTCAGCCTCGCAG ACAATGA